The following coding sequences are from one Capsicum annuum cultivar UCD-10X-F1 chromosome 3, UCD10Xv1.1, whole genome shotgun sequence window:
- the LOC107863860 gene encoding bet1-like SNARE 1-1 — protein sequence MNSRRERSNRVALFDGIEEGGIRASSSYGSHEIDEQENEKAMDGLQDRVNLLKRLSGDIHEEVETHNRMLDRMGNDMDSSRGVLSGTMDKFKMVFETKSSRRMFTLVASFVVLFLVVYYLTR from the exons GGAACGTAGCAACAGAGTAGCACTATTTGATGGTATTGAGGAAGGTGGTATAAGGGCTTCATCAtcatatggctcacatgaaattGATGAACAAGAGAATGAGAAAGCAATGGATGGACTGCAAGATAGAGTTAATCTGCTGAAAAGA TTATCAGGTGATATACATGAGGAAGTGGAGACTCATAATAGGATGCTGGACAGAATG GGCAATGACATGGATTCTTCAAGGGGAGTTTTATCTGGAACAATGGATAAATTTAAGATG GTATTTGAGACAAAATCAAGCCGAAGAATGTTTACACTTGTAGCCTCATTTGTGGTTCTCTTTTTGGTGGTATACTATCTCACTAGGTAA